The Streptomyces sp. NBC_01353 genome contains a region encoding:
- the recO gene encoding DNA repair protein RecO produces the protein MSLFRDDGIVLRTQKLGEADRIITLLTRGHGRVRAVARGVRRTKSKFGARLEPFSHVDVQFFARGSDLVGRGLPLCTQSETIAAYGGGIVTDYARYTAGTAMLETAERFTDNEGEPAVQQYLLLVGGLRTLARGEHAPHLILDAFLLRSLAVNGYAPSFEDCAKCGLQGPNRFFSVAAGGVICGDCRVPGSVVPSPEAIGLLSALLTGDWATADACEPRHVREGSGLVSAYLHWHLERGLRSLRYVEKS, from the coding sequence ATGAGTCTGTTCCGCGACGACGGCATCGTGCTGCGCACCCAGAAGCTGGGTGAAGCGGACCGCATCATCACGCTCCTCACACGCGGTCACGGCCGCGTACGCGCCGTAGCGCGCGGGGTCCGGCGGACCAAGTCGAAGTTCGGGGCCAGGCTCGAACCCTTCTCCCATGTCGACGTGCAGTTCTTCGCGCGCGGGAGTGATCTCGTCGGGCGCGGGCTTCCGCTCTGTACGCAGAGCGAGACCATCGCCGCGTACGGCGGCGGGATCGTCACCGACTACGCCCGCTACACCGCCGGGACGGCGATGCTGGAGACGGCGGAGCGGTTCACCGACAACGAGGGCGAGCCGGCCGTGCAGCAGTACCTGCTGCTCGTCGGCGGTCTGCGGACGCTCGCCCGGGGCGAGCACGCGCCCCATCTCATCCTCGACGCCTTCCTTCTGCGCTCCCTCGCCGTCAACGGCTACGCGCCGAGCTTCGAGGACTGCGCGAAATGCGGACTTCAGGGGCCGAACCGGTTCTTTTCGGTCGCGGCGGGCGGGGTCATATGCGGCGACTGCCGGGTGCCCGGCAGCGTCGTACCCTCTCCGGAGGCCATCGGCCTGCTCAGCGCGCTGCTCACCGGCGACTGGGCGACGGCGGACGCGTGCGAACCGCGTCACGTCAGGGAGGGCAGCGGGCTGGTGTCCGCCTACCTCCACTGGCACCTGGAGCGCGGCCTGCGCTCCCTGCGGTATGTAGAGAAGAGCTAG
- a CDS encoding isoprenyl transferase: protein MARRGILGRQRREYKVPEPHPSGARPPKLPAELVPNHVACVMDGNGRWAQERGLPRTEGHKVGEGVVLDVLKGCLEMGVKNLSLYAFSTENWKRSPEEVRFLMNFNRDVIRRRRDEMNELGIRIRWVGRMPKMWKSVVQELQVAQEQTVDNDAMTLYFCVNYGGRAEVADAAKKIAEDVAAGKLDPSKVNEKTFQKYLYYPDMPDVDLFLRPSGEQRTSNYLIWQSSYAEMIFQDVLWPDFDRRDLWRACVEYASRDRRFGGVDPADMAVLDKR, encoded by the coding sequence ATCGCACGACGCGGAATCCTCGGACGGCAGCGCCGGGAGTACAAGGTCCCCGAGCCGCACCCCTCCGGTGCTCGTCCGCCGAAGCTCCCCGCCGAGCTGGTGCCCAACCACGTGGCCTGCGTGATGGACGGCAACGGCCGCTGGGCCCAGGAGCGCGGCCTGCCGCGCACCGAGGGCCACAAGGTCGGCGAGGGCGTGGTCCTCGACGTGCTCAAGGGATGCCTGGAGATGGGCGTCAAGAACCTCTCCCTCTACGCCTTCTCCACCGAGAACTGGAAGCGCTCCCCCGAGGAGGTCCGCTTCCTCATGAACTTCAACCGCGACGTCATCCGGCGCCGGCGTGACGAGATGAACGAGCTGGGCATCCGTATCCGCTGGGTCGGCCGGATGCCGAAGATGTGGAAGTCGGTCGTCCAGGAGCTCCAGGTCGCCCAGGAGCAGACCGTCGACAACGACGCGATGACGCTGTACTTCTGTGTGAACTACGGCGGCCGCGCCGAGGTCGCCGACGCCGCGAAGAAGATCGCGGAGGATGTGGCGGCGGGGAAGCTGGACCCGTCGAAGGTCAACGAGAAGACCTTCCAGAAGTACCTCTACTACCCGGACATGCCGGACGTCGACCTCTTCCTGCGCCCCAGCGGTGAGCAGCGCACCTCGAACTACCTGATCTGGCAGAGCAGCTACGCGGAGATGATCTTCCAGGACGTGCTGTGGCCGGACTTCGACCGCCGCGACCTGTGGCGGGCCTGCGTGGAGTACGCCTCCCGCGACCGGCGCTTCGGCGGCGTGGACCCGGCGGACATGGCCGTGCTCGACAAGAGGTGA
- a CDS encoding YcxB family protein, translating to MTEEQYETTPETVKLAYLPVVSDATEALRARMRATPAGRLQNALLLGAAGLLALVLVGSVIGPKGPTLSGTGLWAFGLVLIAGLYLMVPSLQGRQVHRMIGPQGEFRAFVDGAGIRVVSRDSETTYRWTMLTRYAETRDLFVALTADRYGIAMVVLPKRGAADPGEVDRLRAALDRYSNRV from the coding sequence GTGACCGAAGAGCAGTACGAGACGACGCCGGAGACCGTGAAGCTGGCCTATCTGCCCGTCGTGTCGGACGCGACGGAGGCGCTCCGCGCCCGCATGCGCGCCACGCCGGCGGGACGGCTGCAGAACGCCCTCCTGCTGGGCGCGGCGGGCCTGCTGGCCCTGGTCCTCGTCGGCAGCGTCATCGGGCCGAAGGGTCCGACCCTGAGCGGCACAGGGCTCTGGGCGTTCGGGCTGGTGCTGATCGCCGGCCTGTATCTGATGGTTCCCTCCCTCCAGGGGCGGCAGGTGCACCGGATGATCGGCCCGCAGGGGGAGTTCCGGGCCTTCGTCGACGGCGCCGGGATACGCGTGGTGTCGCGGGACAGCGAGACGACGTACCGGTGGACGATGCTCACCCGGTACGCCGAGACACGCGACCTGTTCGTCGCGCTGACCGCCGACAGGTACGGCATCGCCATGGTCGTCCTGCCCAAGCGCGGGGCGGCGGACCCGGGAGAGGTCGACCGGCTGCGGGCTGCGCTCGACCGGTACAGCAACCGGGTCTGA
- a CDS encoding transcriptional repressor produces MATAGPPVRGRSTKQRAAVAAALNEVDEFRSAQELHDMLKHRGDSVGLTTVYRTLQNLADAGEVDALRTSEGETVYRRCSTGDHHHHLVCRLCGKAVEVEGPAVEQWAETIASQHGYVNVAHTVEIFGTCADCAAK; encoded by the coding sequence GTGGCGACGGCAGGACCCCCCGTACGCGGGCGCTCGACCAAGCAGCGGGCCGCGGTGGCGGCGGCACTGAACGAGGTGGACGAGTTCCGCAGCGCCCAGGAGCTGCACGACATGCTCAAGCACCGTGGCGACTCCGTGGGTCTCACGACGGTGTACCGCACCCTCCAGAACCTCGCGGACGCGGGCGAGGTCGACGCACTGCGCACCAGCGAGGGCGAGACGGTCTACCGCCGCTGCTCGACGGGCGACCACCACCACCATCTCGTCTGCCGCCTCTGCGGCAAGGCGGTCGAGGTGGAGGGCCCGGCGGTGGAGCAGTGGGCGGAGACGATCGCATCCCAGCACGGATACGTGAACGTGGCGCACACGGTCGAGATCTTCGGGACGTGCGCGGACTGCGCGGCCAAGTAG
- a CDS encoding metal ABC transporter permease, which translates to MIMEFLEPAFMQRALLAAVLVGITAPAVGIFLVQRRQALMGDGIGHVAMTGVGLGFLLNSSPVWMATLVAVAGAVLMELIRTYGRTRGDLALALLFYGGMAGGVMLIHVGGGSNANLLSYLFGSLSTVSSEDVTAIAVLAAFVVLVTIGLRRQLFAVSQDEEFARVTGLPVRALNLLVAITAAVTVTVAMRVVGLLLVSALMVVPVAAAQQLSRSFRTTFVLAIVIGTGVTLTGTVTTYYQDLPPGSLIVLLAIAVFIVLTALAAPLARRRARAAEAASSSSSLSAAECDMAVPSTRRPTDDATV; encoded by the coding sequence CTGATCATGGAATTCCTCGAACCCGCCTTCATGCAGCGGGCGCTCCTGGCGGCCGTCCTCGTCGGCATCACCGCGCCCGCCGTCGGCATCTTCCTCGTCCAGCGCCGTCAGGCCCTGATGGGCGACGGCATCGGCCATGTCGCCATGACCGGTGTCGGCCTCGGCTTCCTGCTGAACAGCAGCCCGGTGTGGATGGCCACCCTGGTCGCCGTCGCCGGCGCCGTCCTCATGGAGCTGATCCGGACGTACGGACGCACCCGCGGCGACCTCGCGCTCGCCCTGCTCTTCTACGGAGGCATGGCGGGCGGCGTCATGCTGATCCACGTCGGCGGCGGCTCCAACGCCAACCTGCTCTCGTACCTCTTCGGCTCCCTCTCCACGGTCTCGTCCGAGGACGTCACCGCGATCGCCGTGCTCGCCGCCTTCGTCGTCCTCGTCACCATCGGGCTGCGCCGCCAGCTCTTCGCCGTGAGCCAGGACGAAGAGTTCGCCCGTGTCACCGGCCTGCCGGTGCGGGCCCTCAATCTGCTCGTCGCGATCACTGCGGCCGTGACCGTCACGGTCGCGATGCGGGTCGTCGGCCTGCTGCTCGTCAGCGCGCTGATGGTGGTCCCGGTGGCGGCGGCGCAGCAGCTGTCCCGCTCCTTCCGTACGACCTTCGTCCTCGCGATCGTCATCGGCACCGGCGTCACGCTGACGGGTACCGTCACCACGTACTACCAGGACCTGCCGCCCGGCTCGCTCATCGTGCTGCTCGCGATCGCCGTCTTCATCGTCCTGACGGCGCTCGCCGCGCCCCTGGCCAGGCGCCGCGCCCGGGCGGCGGAGGCCGCGTCCTCGTCCTCTTCGCTGTCCGCGGCGGAGTGCGACATGGCCGTTCCGTCCACCCGGCGACCCACGGACGACGCCACGGTCTAG
- a CDS encoding metal ABC transporter ATP-binding protein: MTAPVISVRGATANLGSRPVLRGIDLAVNPGEVVALLGANGSGKSTAVRAVIGQVPLTGGTISLFGTEQKRFRAWARVGYVPQRTTAASGVPATIREVVSSGRLSRRRFGPLTRADRAAVDRAIELVGLADRAKDSVSALSGGQHQRVLIARALASEPELLIMDEPMAGVDLASQEILAATLREQVAGGTSVLLVLHELGPLEPLIDRAVVLRDGCVVHDGPPPQAVGQHALPGHDHVHPHAAGEPLRTGLLT; this comes from the coding sequence GTGACCGCGCCCGTCATATCCGTCCGCGGAGCCACGGCGAACCTCGGCTCGCGCCCCGTCCTGCGCGGGATCGACCTCGCCGTGAACCCCGGCGAGGTCGTCGCGCTGCTCGGCGCCAACGGCTCCGGCAAGTCCACCGCCGTCCGCGCCGTCATCGGCCAGGTGCCGCTGACCGGTGGCACGATCTCGCTCTTCGGCACCGAGCAGAAGCGGTTCCGCGCGTGGGCCCGCGTCGGTTACGTACCGCAGCGCACCACCGCCGCCTCCGGCGTCCCCGCCACGATCCGCGAGGTCGTCTCCTCCGGCCGGCTCTCCCGCCGCAGGTTCGGCCCGCTGACCAGGGCCGACCGGGCCGCGGTCGACCGGGCCATCGAGCTCGTCGGCCTCGCCGACCGCGCCAAGGACTCCGTGAGCGCCCTCTCCGGCGGCCAGCACCAGCGCGTCCTGATCGCCCGCGCGCTCGCCTCCGAGCCCGAGCTGCTGATCATGGACGAGCCGATGGCCGGCGTCGACCTCGCCAGCCAGGAGATCCTCGCCGCCACCCTGCGCGAGCAGGTCGCCGGCGGCACCAGCGTCCTGCTCGTCCTGCACGAGCTGGGCCCCCTGGAGCCGCTGATCGACCGGGCCGTGGTCCTCCGCGACGGCTGCGTCGTCCACGACGGCCCGCCGCCCCAGGCCGTCGGCCAGCACGCTCTGCCCGGCCACGACCACGTCCATCCGCACGCGGCCGGTGAGCCGCTCCGTACGGGTCTGCTGACCTGA
- a CDS encoding zinc ABC transporter substrate-binding protein, translating to MNVRRLIPTTAVAGAVALGLVTLSACSSGTSDAADKGEGKLSVVASFYPMQYLAEQIGGDHVSVETLTAPGVEPHDLELKPRQIGALGDADYILYLKGVQPAVDEAIEQAGVKNSVDVSTLTKLEEHGTGAGHDDGTAEHGQEEAGHDHGHESEAGADPHIWLDPVKYAEVAKGVGASLEKADPDHAADYKKNTDALVKKLGDLDTAFETGLKNTTTKTFITTHSAFGYLAERYGLDQEGITGIDPESEPSPARVKELQSIAKKDKVSTVFFETLASDRTAKTLAKDTGLKTDVLDPLEGITDASKGDDYIEVMQSNLAALKKALGAK from the coding sequence ATGAACGTACGCCGCCTCATACCCACCACCGCCGTCGCCGGAGCCGTCGCCCTCGGGCTCGTGACCCTGTCCGCGTGCTCCTCCGGAACGTCCGACGCCGCCGACAAGGGCGAGGGCAAGCTCAGCGTGGTGGCGTCGTTCTATCCCATGCAGTACCTGGCCGAGCAGATAGGCGGCGACCACGTCTCCGTCGAGACGCTCACCGCGCCCGGCGTCGAGCCGCACGACCTGGAGCTCAAGCCGCGGCAGATCGGCGCGCTCGGCGACGCCGACTACATCCTCTATCTCAAGGGCGTCCAGCCCGCCGTCGACGAGGCGATCGAGCAGGCGGGGGTCAAGAACTCCGTCGACGTCAGCACCCTCACGAAGCTCGAGGAGCACGGCACCGGGGCCGGTCACGACGACGGAACCGCCGAGCACGGCCAGGAGGAAGCGGGTCACGACCACGGCCACGAGTCCGAGGCCGGTGCCGACCCGCACATCTGGCTCGACCCGGTGAAGTACGCCGAGGTCGCCAAGGGTGTCGGCGCCTCCCTGGAGAAGGCCGACCCGGACCACGCCGCCGACTACAAGAAGAACACCGACGCCCTGGTGAAGAAGCTCGGTGATCTGGACACGGCGTTCGAGACCGGTCTGAAGAACACCACCACCAAGACCTTCATCACCACACACTCCGCCTTCGGCTACCTCGCCGAGCGCTACGGCCTGGACCAGGAGGGCATCACCGGCATCGACCCCGAGTCGGAGCCGAGCCCCGCCCGCGTCAAGGAGCTCCAGTCCATCGCGAAGAAGGACAAGGTCTCCACCGTCTTCTTCGAGACGCTCGCCAGCGACAGGACCGCGAAGACCCTCGCCAAGGACACCGGCCTCAAGACCGACGTCCTGGACCCGCTGGAGGGAATCACGGACGCGTCCAAGGGCGATGACTACATCGAGGTCATGCAGTCCAACCTCGCCGCGCTGAAGAAGGCCCTCGGCGCGAAGTGA
- a CDS encoding glycine--tRNA ligase produces the protein MAADKIDTIVSLSKRRGFVYPCSEIYGGQKAAWDYGPLGVELKENIKRQWWRYMVTSREDVVGIDSSVILATEVWEASGHVATFTDPLTECTSCHKRYRADHLEEAYEEKHGRLPENGLTDLNCPNCGNKGTFTEPKQFSGLLSTHLGPTQDSGSVAYLRPETAQGIFTNFGQVQQTSRKKPPFGIAQMGKSFRNEITPGNFIFRTREFEQMEMEFFVKPGEDEQWQEYWMEQRWNWYTGLGLREENMRWFEHPKEKLSHYSKRTADIEYRFQFGGSEWGELEGVANRTDYDLKAHSKASGNELFYFDQETQERWTPYVIEPAAGVGRTMLAFLLDSYNEDEAPNAKGVMEKRAVMRLDPRIAPVKVAVLPLSRNPQLSPKAKGLAADLRQNWNIEFDDAGAIGRRYRRQDEIGTPFCVTVDFDTLDDNAVTVRERDTMKQERVSLDQIQGYLGSRLLGC, from the coding sequence GTGGCCGCCGACAAGATCGACACCATCGTCAGCCTGAGCAAGCGCCGTGGCTTCGTCTACCCGTGCAGTGAGATCTACGGCGGCCAGAAGGCCGCCTGGGACTACGGACCGCTGGGTGTCGAACTCAAGGAGAACATCAAGCGTCAGTGGTGGCGTTACATGGTCACCTCGCGCGAGGACGTCGTCGGCATCGACTCGTCGGTGATCCTGGCCACCGAGGTCTGGGAGGCCTCGGGTCACGTCGCCACCTTCACCGACCCGCTGACCGAGTGCACCTCCTGTCACAAGCGCTACCGCGCCGACCACCTGGAGGAGGCGTACGAGGAGAAGCACGGCCGCCTCCCCGAGAACGGCCTCACCGACCTGAACTGCCCCAACTGCGGCAACAAGGGCACCTTCACCGAGCCCAAGCAGTTCTCCGGTCTGCTCTCCACCCACCTCGGCCCCACCCAGGACTCCGGCTCGGTCGCGTACCTGCGTCCCGAGACCGCGCAGGGCATCTTCACCAACTTCGGCCAGGTGCAGCAGACCTCGCGCAAGAAGCCGCCGTTCGGCATCGCGCAGATGGGCAAGTCCTTCCGGAACGAGATCACTCCGGGCAACTTCATCTTCCGCACCCGCGAGTTCGAGCAGATGGAGATGGAGTTCTTCGTCAAGCCGGGCGAGGACGAGCAGTGGCAGGAGTACTGGATGGAGCAGCGCTGGAACTGGTACACGGGCCTGGGTCTCCGTGAGGAGAACATGCGCTGGTTCGAGCACCCGAAGGAGAAGCTCTCCCACTACTCGAAGCGCACCGCCGACATCGAGTACCGCTTCCAGTTCGGTGGCAGCGAGTGGGGCGAGCTCGAGGGTGTCGCCAACCGCACCGACTACGACCTGAAGGCGCACTCCAAGGCTTCCGGTAACGAACTGTTCTACTTCGACCAGGAGACCCAGGAGCGCTGGACCCCGTACGTCATCGAGCCCGCCGCCGGTGTCGGCCGCACCATGCTGGCCTTCCTGCTCGACTCGTACAACGAGGACGAGGCCCCGAACGCCAAGGGCGTCATGGAGAAGCGCGCCGTGATGCGCCTCGACCCGCGCATCGCGCCGGTCAAGGTCGCCGTCCTGCCGCTCTCCCGCAACCCTCAGCTGTCGCCGAAGGCCAAGGGCCTCGCCGCCGACCTGCGGCAGAACTGGAACATCGAGTTCGACGACGCCGGCGCCATCGGCCGCCGCTACCGCCGCCAGGACGAGATCGGTACGCCCTTCTGCGTCACCGTCGACTTCGACACCCTGGACGACAACGCGGTGACCGTGCGCGAGCGCGACACCATGAAGCAGGAGCGCGTCTCCCTCGACCAGATCCAGGGCTACCTGGGCAGCCGCCTGCTCGGCTGCTGA
- a CDS encoding TetR family transcriptional regulator, which translates to MAATETLTAERILEATEEVLRRYGPAKATVVDVARVLGVSHGSVYRHFRTKAALREAVTERWLSRAEVALAEVIAASDRPAAEKLRAWFSGLFEAKRHKAGDDPELFATYGVLIDEASGVVDHHIEALVDQVRAIVEEGVRDGEFSAPDPGAAARALFMATAHFHDPAYAAEWQRPTVDAEFEAVVELLLRGLRA; encoded by the coding sequence ATGGCCGCCACCGAGACCCTGACCGCCGAGCGCATCCTCGAAGCCACCGAGGAGGTCCTGCGACGCTACGGCCCGGCGAAGGCGACGGTCGTGGACGTGGCCCGGGTGCTCGGCGTCAGCCACGGCAGCGTCTACCGCCACTTCCGCACGAAGGCGGCGCTGCGCGAGGCGGTCACCGAGCGCTGGCTCTCCCGCGCCGAGGTCGCGCTCGCGGAAGTGATCGCGGCGTCCGACCGGCCGGCCGCGGAGAAGCTCCGCGCCTGGTTCTCCGGCCTCTTCGAGGCCAAGCGGCACAAGGCGGGCGACGACCCCGAGCTGTTCGCGACGTACGGGGTACTGATCGACGAGGCCAGCGGTGTGGTCGACCACCACATCGAGGCGCTGGTCGACCAGGTCCGCGCGATCGTCGAAGAGGGCGTCCGCGACGGCGAGTTCAGCGCCCCCGACCCCGGCGCCGCGGCCCGCGCGCTGTTCATGGCGACGGCCCACTTCCACGACCCTGCCTACGCCGCGGAGTGGCAGCGCCCCACGGTCGACGCGGAGTTCGAGGCCGTCGTGGAGCTGCTGCTGCGCGGACTGCGCGCATAG
- a CDS encoding aldo/keto reductase, translated as MTSTRALPTRSLGTTGPQVSALGLGCMGMSALYGESDRAESIATIHAALDAGVTLLDTGDFYGMGHNELLINEALRTATAAAREKALTSVKFGALRTVEGGFTGYDGRPAAVKNFAAYSLQRLGTDHIDIYRIARVDPDVPIEETVGAIAELVEAGHVRHIGLSEVGADTLRRAAAVAPIADLQIEYSLISRGIEEKILPTARELGIGITAYGVLSRGLISGHFTRDRELAPGDFRGMSPRFQGDNLHRNLDLVDRLRALAEAKGVTVAQTAIAWVLAQGPRHGADIVPLIGARRRDRLSEALGALDVTLDAADLAAIEAAVPVGAAAGERYPQAQMAHLDSEH; from the coding sequence ATGACCTCCACCCGCGCCCTCCCCACCCGCTCCCTCGGCACCACCGGCCCCCAGGTCTCCGCCCTCGGCCTCGGCTGCATGGGCATGTCCGCGCTCTACGGCGAGAGCGACCGCGCCGAGTCGATCGCGACCATCCACGCCGCCCTGGACGCCGGGGTCACACTCCTCGACACCGGCGACTTCTACGGGATGGGACACAACGAGCTGCTGATCAACGAGGCCCTGCGCACGGCCACCGCGGCCGCCCGCGAGAAGGCCCTGACCAGCGTGAAGTTCGGCGCCCTGCGCACGGTCGAGGGCGGCTTCACCGGATACGACGGCCGCCCCGCGGCGGTGAAGAACTTCGCGGCCTACTCCCTCCAGCGCCTCGGCACCGACCACATCGACATCTACCGGATCGCCCGGGTGGACCCCGACGTTCCGATCGAGGAGACCGTCGGCGCGATCGCCGAGCTGGTCGAGGCCGGGCACGTCCGGCACATCGGCCTCTCCGAGGTCGGCGCGGACACCCTGCGCCGGGCGGCGGCCGTCGCCCCGATCGCCGACCTCCAGATCGAGTACTCCCTGATCTCCCGCGGCATCGAGGAGAAGATCCTGCCCACCGCCCGCGAGCTGGGCATCGGCATCACCGCGTACGGAGTGCTGTCGCGCGGTCTGATCAGCGGCCACTTCACCCGTGACCGCGAGCTCGCCCCGGGCGACTTCCGCGGGATGTCCCCCCGCTTCCAGGGCGACAACCTCCACCGGAACCTGGACCTGGTGGACCGGCTGCGCGCCCTCGCCGAGGCCAAGGGCGTGACGGTCGCGCAGACCGCGATCGCCTGGGTCCTGGCCCAGGGCCCCCGGCACGGCGCCGACATCGTGCCGCTGATCGGCGCCCGTCGCCGCGACCGGCTCTCGGAGGCCCTCGGCGCCCTGGACGTGACGCTCGACGCCGCCGACCTGGCGGCGATCGAGGCGGCCGTTCCCGTGGGCGCGGCGGCCGGCGAGCGCTACCCGCAGGCGCAGATGGCCCACCTGGACAGCGAGCACTGA
- a CDS encoding DUF6243 family protein, which produces MAKGRNNLLGVGGQRKKLSRGDQQGAVQSSNADRRAAVDQKQELLKKMRERAMGAEGAETAAADITDGQE; this is translated from the coding sequence ATGGCCAAGGGCCGAAACAACCTCCTCGGCGTCGGTGGACAGCGCAAGAAGCTGTCCCGCGGCGACCAGCAGGGCGCCGTTCAGAGCAGCAACGCCGACCGCAGGGCCGCGGTCGACCAGAAGCAGGAGCTGCTGAAGAAGATGCGCGAGCGCGCGATGGGCGCCGAAGGCGCCGAGACGGCCGCCGCCGACATCACGGACGGCCAGGAGTAG
- a CDS encoding MFS transporter has product MLLGAALPLIDFFIVNVALPTIDHDLAAGPAMLELVVAGYGLSYAVLLVLGGRLGDLFGRRRLFLVGMAAFGLTSLACGLAPDAWSLVGARVAQGASAALMLPQVLATIHSSTTGARRAKALSLYGATAGLAMVAGQILGGILVTADLADSGWRAIFLVNVPVAVAGLLLAVRTVPETRSERPAPVDVPGTLLLGLALLTLLAPLTEGRASGWPLWTWVALGIFPFAAGAFWWVELRADRQGRTPLVPPSLLGLVSLRRGLALVLPFSIGFGGFMFVIAVALQQGLGMGAVVSGLALVPMAVAFFGASLAGPRLVRRWGTRIITAGGLLQALGIVLLALTAWRSWPDLSAWSLLPGMAVAGFGQGLQLPVLFRVVLSEVPADRAGVGSGVMVTAQQSALALGVATLGSLFLSLAASGSMGTALTVTLLVQLVAVVLTILLSLRLPRVVS; this is encoded by the coding sequence GTGCTCCTCGGCGCCGCGCTGCCGCTGATCGACTTCTTCATCGTCAACGTCGCCCTGCCGACCATCGACCACGACCTGGCGGCCGGCCCGGCCATGCTGGAGCTGGTCGTGGCCGGGTACGGGCTCAGTTACGCCGTGCTGCTCGTCCTGGGCGGGCGGCTGGGGGACCTGTTCGGCCGCCGCAGGCTCTTCCTCGTGGGCATGGCGGCCTTCGGGCTGACCTCGCTGGCGTGCGGGCTCGCACCGGACGCCTGGAGCCTGGTCGGGGCGCGGGTGGCACAGGGTGCCTCGGCCGCGCTCATGCTCCCGCAGGTCCTCGCGACCATTCACTCCTCGACGACGGGTGCCCGGCGCGCGAAGGCTCTCAGCCTCTACGGAGCGACCGCCGGCCTCGCGATGGTCGCCGGCCAGATCCTGGGCGGGATCCTCGTCACGGCCGACCTCGCGGACAGCGGCTGGCGGGCGATCTTCCTGGTCAACGTGCCGGTGGCGGTGGCCGGGCTGCTCCTCGCGGTCCGTACCGTCCCGGAGACCCGCTCGGAGCGCCCGGCGCCGGTGGACGTCCCGGGCACACTGCTCCTCGGCCTCGCGCTGCTCACGCTCCTGGCCCCTCTGACAGAGGGGAGGGCGTCGGGCTGGCCGTTGTGGACCTGGGTCGCGCTCGGGATCTTCCCGTTCGCGGCGGGGGCGTTCTGGTGGGTGGAGCTGCGGGCGGACCGGCAGGGCCGTACGCCGCTGGTGCCGCCGAGCCTGCTGGGGCTCGTCTCGCTGCGCCGGGGCCTGGCGCTGGTCCTGCCGTTCTCGATCGGCTTCGGCGGCTTCATGTTCGTGATCGCGGTGGCGCTCCAGCAGGGCCTCGGCATGGGAGCGGTGGTCTCGGGTCTGGCGCTGGTGCCGATGGCGGTGGCCTTCTTCGGGGCCTCGCTCGCCGGCCCGCGTCTGGTACGCCGCTGGGGCACCCGGATCATCACGGCGGGCGGCCTCCTGCAGGCCCTCGGGATCGTCCTGCTCGCCCTGACGGCCTGGCGCTCCTGGCCTGACCTGTCGGCCTGGAGCCTCCTGCCGGGCATGGCGGTCGCGGGCTTCGGGCAGGGCCTGCAGCTGCCGGTCCTGTTCCGGGTCGTCCTCTCCGAGGTCCCGGCGGACCGGGCGGGCGTGGGCAGCGGTGTCATGGTGACCGCCCAGCAGTCGGCCCTGGCCCTGGGCGTGGCCACGCTCGGCTCGCTGTTCCTGTCGCTCGCGGCCTCCGGGTCGATGGGCACCGCGCTGACCGTGACCCTGCTGGTCCAGCTGGTGGCGGTGGTCCTGACGATCCTGCTGAGCCTGCGCCTGCCGCGCGTCGTGAGCTAG